The Xiphophorus couchianus chromosome 3, X_couchianus-1.0, whole genome shotgun sequence genome segment TGTTTTCTATTAAgatgaataaaattttaaatttgaaactgaaatcatgttaatttattctctttcttttttggctCAACCCCAAACTCCCATTTTTTACATAATCCACAAATTACCAAACAAAACCGACCCATTTTAGGTTAACTAAACTTTATCATGCTAAACCCTGAAgccaaataaagagaaaaaaaaggttcctGTATTCAGCTCTATAAATACAGATTTGGGAGGATGTAAACAGAAAAGGAATTCTTTGAAAGGAATTCTTATCTATTTTCAATGTATCCAtgataaataatctgaaaacaaatgaaccaatctgagaaaatcaaaaatcaaataacTGGCTGATTCATCAACAAAAGTTTCAATTCTCTATGGAACTTGGAGTATTGCATCAGTTTTGACCTAATATGCAACATCCTGCTTGGCACAGCGACCAAAAACAAGTTCTCTTTGTACAGAGCTTCCTCAgaatctttcacattttgtttacaaattgaCAAAGTCCTGAGTTGCAGTTTGTAGGCATAAAATGCTTATAGATGTTGCATTGTTTCCAGAAtatgatattattattatttgcatgaAGCAGTCTcccgtatgcaacaaaataagtcaaacaccaccaataaacaaaaatgtgaaacatattTGCTGACATTATAAATATGGAATTTTATGTATGGAGCAAAATTACAATTGGTGAAAGCAGACATCATGCATCGCTGGCTTCAAACAAGAACTCATATCATTACTCTGACCATATTGTTCTTAGAAGTACAAGGACTCTAGTATAGCAATCATTGCATGTCAATGTATCCATACACTGCTACCTACCAGGCAGCCAGTACAAAAGCAAGAATGTCTTATAAATGTCTTACTGGGCCTACTGTAGTAATatatttgtgcataaaaaaactattaacaTTAATGAAGATAATAGTTAAAACTTTGACCTCTTCTAACCATATTTATCTTCAAAATActccaacaacagaacatttttataaacatagTTTGTTATTGTACTGTAACTTGCCGTCTTTGTCACCAAAACATTGTGTTTTGCAGATTAACTTGCACATTAAATTCTAGTGGACTGtataaaacttttctttcaaatattctgACCAAAAAACAATACCATAATAGAAATAAcagaacattgttttaaaaagttacaataaaGTGTGGCTCATGAATGTGTTGAAAACTAATAGCATTTGTGattcaaaaatgtattctgaAACTCTGCGATGTTCAAGACCCTTTAATGGATTCCTCCTCATAGTTCACCCTGTCACTGACCTCCAGGAACCACTGTGAACTCTTGACCTCTCATCCATAACTCTTTGAGGTCAAATTTTCAACTTGACCTCCACACTTTGGTCCAGAGACCGCTCCAGTTGGAGCTGAATGTTGGATGGATAATCAAAAAGTGTTTGCTGCCCTTCAGAGCATTTTTAGAGACCTTCTTGACCTTTTGTtgttgcaacaaaatgtttattgtgtttttagatttagaaaaaaactaaatggagaagaaaaacataatataacCAAACATAACAATCATAGGTACTCCAAAgcaattctaaaaaaaaataattacacacgAGGATAAAAATTGTTAATATTTCTCTGTTAATGACCAACAAACTTACAATAGTcacaaaaataacctgaaactgaaaaaagttttatttccaaCTCTGCACcaataaaattcaaacattgTTGTTCAACAgaatcacttaaaaaaatgactaataaagCAGGGCAAAAATAATGGCACATGTAACTTAATACTTTGTTGCATAACCTTTAATAACAATCATTTTTATGTACAAGTCCCTTTCATGACACTCAGGGTAAATTTATAAGTGCAATCATTACAATTAATTTCCAAATAACTTTCAACGAGACTTCTGCACCTGTCCAGAAATACTTTAGCTAATTCCATGTGTGCAAACTGCTCTTGCAAAGTTTCCTAATAAAATTTCTACAGTAttttgtaaccattaaacagcAGATTGTCTAAAAAGCcactttaaaacattataaGAAGGTGTGACTGCTTGGAACAAATCATAAGTGAAGAACAAGGAGGAAAGACTTGGAAGCATGTTTTCTCTAAGGGTGAATATGATTTGACACAAATACCATGATATACTGAAAAAAATTGAATTCTTTAATGTAGACCAgagattttatagaaaaaaacattttacttactAAAAAAATGTGCACTGAATGTTACTAAACATaatacattatatagattaactGCAcacttatttctgttttcaaggctgttgtgatgtttttctgcttacagtCAATGAAACTAAAGTGCAATAACTATAAGAATAGTACATCAGATtaattataagaaaatatttttaaaacagaaatggttTACATGAAAAACATGTATAAGACATGTTCAAAGGTCAttattaaaatgtgcttttaatctgacatACGAacctgatttattaaaaatgactaaatgtaaGTTTTGTTAGAATTgcacctgttttttttccagctctgCCATATtagagtcttttttttccttcagtttagTTATGGGGTTGTTAGATTTGGTCTATACTTACGTTGTTGCGCAGCTTTCTGTTTCGAAAGAGGAAGAACTGCGACAGATCATGTGACATTTTCTGCATAAAAACCAAGCAGGAAAATACAGTGTGAGGAAGTTCAGTACAGAATCAGCCATGTATCCGGATCAGAAAGGTCAGTCAATACCGTTTTAATCGCTTAATTGCTGTAAATTATGTTATTATCAAGTAACCTAAGACACTGGATACCTACTCTTGACAGCCCCTGCCTTTACTTTCGATTTTGGGTGCTTAACAGAAGCTTCTTTTGTGTTCGGGCGTGAAGACATTTTAACGTCGTTTGTCTAAAGTACACGGACAttaaatttcactttaattCTGTAATTCTCTAACATTGCCcttggtattttattttaaatcttaccTGAGCGCAGGTGTagtttaaaaaagttattttattgtagaTATTTTGTTAAGGATTTAGCATATAAAATATCCactatattttctcttttccaaaAGAAATCAGTTTTATCATTCGTCACTCACTTTAGCAGGTGGAAGACGAAAGCATAACAAAGCCTTAGATGCGAGAACAAGTCACACTGATGTCTAttgccatctttgttttttcctggcAGCTCATTAGTTTCTAGTCACAAGATCAAACTGTTACCtcatttgtgcagtttttttaacCACATTAATTTTTGGAGAAGCGATACTTGCTGAATATTGAAGTTCTTTCACACCCACATACTGAACACAGACAAGTGCACATACAGAGGAAGTACTGAGGAAAATGTGACTGGTCAAAATGTTCGAGCCAAACGTGTAACAATGAAACTGAATTACTGACTGAAATCAATATATAACAAGACAGGTACTAGGTAATGCATCAATCAACAGAAATCAGACATACAATGCTTTGATGCATGAATTAGGAAGGttttataatttcttatttttctgtagGATTAAAATTTGCTTTCTCCATCAAaaattttagatgtttattcAGTTCACTGACACTGAAAGATCATGTGacccaatttaaaaaatcagttcatttgttacaagtaatctaattaagtttatccaagtaaatatattaagtttATTACGTTGCCATGTTAAACAATGTAGATTAATAAACTTTCACAAACTTCATTCAATTACATGTAgcaaattaatacatttttgttaagtTGGAGCACTATTCTATTTTTTCGGTGTATAATAAAgaggcaataaaaaaacatatatatatatatatatataaagaaaaatgtgaacttaGTGCTTTTTTTGTCCCAAAATATATTGGTGAACAAGAACAATGTATCAAATTGATATCTtctcaaaaatacataatttccTTTATCCCTTCTGTGCAAAAGCAAGTGTTGCAAGTGTTGCGAGTCATCCAAACACACGTAACAGatatttccacaaaatatcattaaaacacataaatgttgtttattttctgcaaggaaatatagattttttttttttttttttctaaataaaagtgtAGCATGATAAAGATTTCTATGTGCAGTTGTTGCTGTTACCTAACAGAACCACTGTTTGGTAACTGCTTGATGTGTCCTAAACAGGAAGTCTCTTTCAGAAATCCTCTTTTGTGAACACACCTTTAAAACCACCAGAAGTCAAAAGAATTTCATAATTTCTAACGTTGCAGTTTTAATTAGATCTTTTTTTCTAGTTATCACTGTAAGTAGTCCGACATTCAGGAGCAAACTTGACAATAGGACATATGGCATTTAGAATTAACTGAAGCATGCAGTTTCACCTGGAAGGTGTTTCAACCGGAATGTTATATGACTTTTTAATTGATAAGTGTTACTGCTTATTTAAGGCAGTGACAGGCACAACACCTACTTTTGAAAACCACTTCCTCCTACACCAGCCTGAAACCCGAAAAGCTGTTCTTCCTTGTGTGTTCTTGGCTATATGTGACCATAAAAGTGTCTGTTCTGTTAAATTTGAAGGCTTAAAGAGGTAGTTAACCTCTGTAAAGGACTGAAAAGTTGATTctttaaatgttggtttttataCAGTAAATGTTTGCGTGTTTCTTAGTTctatgtttcttttcttgcatAGCAAAGCCTACATCTGCCTTATCAAAGGTCAGATGACATCCTGTTGTCTGTGTTTGCAGGTCTGATGTTGGGGAGCCTGCTGCTCGTCTTTCTGTGTGTGGGAGCCGTTGTCTCGCTCGACAGCATGCTGGACAACCACTGGGAGCTGTGGAAGAAGACACACAGCAAGAAGTATCAGAATGAGGTATGCAAATCAAGATATGTAGGCAATGCTGGTTGTTGCATATACAATGTTTTGGATTTTCTCCTTCATTTGCCTCCCTGCatacaccaaaacaaacactcacTCCCGACAAAGCCAATTCTGCAACAAAGCTTCTTGTTCAGGATCTGATTCTAATTTACTATCAAGATTCTATAACGAGTTTAAAATTATTCACTCCAGATTTGACTATTCTAATGTTGTGTTTGTCTTAATCTAAGGTGACACAAAACAACGAAAGATGCtctatttgtgttttcacaagACCAAAGGCTTCATAAGTCTGacattgtgttttaaaaaatgcttcattgtaaaatgatcaaaatgaggaataaataatctgaatagtcaaaatgtttaacttaCAATGGCTGCAAATGTTATGGAGCTTTCTTTTGTTATGGAACTTTCTTTTGGTCAGCCCaaattttaataactgaaactGTGTTTGTCtcgttttgctctttttgtttgaTCATTTAGGAGGAGAATATGCACCGCAGGACTTTATGGGAGAAAAATCTGATGCTTATTTCTATGCACAACCTGGAGGCTTCAATGGGGATCCACACCTATGACCTGAGCATGAATTTCATGGGAGACCTGGtgatttttcttgttatttCCACATCACTCTTCAGTATTTAATAAGACTCCTAAATTAATTATTATCACAAGAAGCCATATAAGTCTCTGGGAATCAAAGCTTTTTTGGTGACCTACGTTAAGccagaaaagtaaaatatattaacttAATATGAACAAGAAGACTAATTGTAGCTTAGAAAACTTGGGTGTTTTACTCTCAGCTCAAAGTGAAGCATTGCTCAGATAGTTATGTAAGTATAGGTCTGTTAAAACTCTGAGTATGAAGCACTAAATGTTCACAAAGCCATTCCATTGAGTAATCGCCACATGTGAATCTCCAGTAAAGAGCAAACAGGAAACCAAGACCAGCTCTTACCGCAAGTAGcttaataaaaatagcaatcTAGTGATGTAGCTTGTTTAGcatcttttggtttgtttgaataaaatttaaactaCAGCAAATATCTTTAGCCTTCCACTATAACCAGCACTTAATACGTTAACTGGTAATAAATATTGTGTTGCATATATTTCCCAGCTGTgcttatttaaacaaataagcagataatgtcttttgtttctgaaattgtttgtgaacaatttttttatattgaccTGCAAGGTTGCTCAACCCCCAGTCAGCAGCTTACAAGAGCTCTTGATTGAAACAGTGGCTAAGcagcattttacattttacattaatagaagaataaaatttatattaaatcttaatataataaaattaaggattacaaattaattacaaattccTATGCTATGCTGTATCTTGActtttcaaattagttttttgtttcttgctcAGAGTCCAGAGGAGATCATGCAGTTTTATACTACACTCACTCCTCCTACTGACCTCCAGAGGGCGCCATCTCCCTTTGAAAGGGCCTCTGATGTACCAGACACACTGGATTTGAGAGAGAAGGGCTTAGTCACAAGTGTAAAGATGCAGGTAAAAATTTAccaaataacaacaacaaaaaatccatACAGATGCCAAGACAAACAAAGCCCAAAGTATACTTGTACTTTTATGACTTGTTGAAAAACTTGTTTCAGTTTGCATTGTCATTGTTTGTGTTCACCTTTGCTGAATACTTCCTGTTCTGTGTTgctaaatcagtttttttgctGTATCATAATCAAAACCAGTTTAGCAGATATATCCACCACATGTGAGTCTGATGAGATTTAAATTCTCACCTGCATTTCAACCTCTTCAATTCTGTCTTCTTTTGACTCCAGGGTGCTTGTGGCTCCTGCTGGGCCTTCAGCGCTGCAGGGGCCCTGGAGGGTCAGTTGGCCAAGAAGACAGAAAAGCTGGTGGACCTCAGTCCTCAGAATCTTGTGGACTGTTCCTCAAAATATGGCAACCATGGCTGCAATGGAGGATTCATGAGTCGGGCTTTCCAATATGTCATTGACAACCAGGGTATTGACTCTGATCAATCGTATCCATATATGGGACAGGTGAGTAACTCAATTTGACAAAGCAcatatgaaatgtatttttacatctCTCAGTTATGATGTGATGGACTTTACCTTTAATAACTGTTACAAACAAAGGTACCAATAAAATaggaaaattaatttgttgtCTGCAGTTTTAGTTAAAAGTGCATTCATATTTGTAGGGTAGATACTGATATCCTAGTTGCACATAAATTATCTTTGAAAAATAGTGCAAATCAATATACTAGTTTAATTTAACCAGGAAGTCCCTTCTAGATCACTTTACAAGGGAAACCTGGCCAAGATCCTAAGCACACAAATCAGAACTAAgttaaacaaagatttaaaaattaaacataaaactgtgtAACTATTTAAACATAGTGACCAAAGAACAACAAAgagcatttttctttcacataagTTATGATAGAAATTATTAATGGATATGGGTGTTTTACgtttcagaagtttttgtaaagtttcCCATGATCGGATACGTGGTAGAAAAAGGCTGTTTAGCTCAAATCTGTCAAATTCCTGGGAACATTGAAAAGCAACCACTGGGAGACAGGCTAATTATTGCTACTGGAGCTGATGGAGAAATATCACTGAGACACCAGGGAGTTTACCTAACAGAgccttataaataaaaatacatcaaagttgtTGTCTACGTATATTTACCGATGTCCAGCTAGCTAATTCATAGAAAATCCATTGGGAATTTGCATTTGAAACTAAAGGAGCATGCAAGAATATATCAAGGTTCTTTAAAGTGAAAAAGGCTTGTATGCATGTACAGTACAGCACTGTGATCAATCATATTCAGAAAGGTGGCTTAAACCATTTTTGGTTACTCCATATTGAAGTACTTATATGAAAATACACTTTCAATCATTGTATAATCTAACTGATGTACTATTACAGTACATCTGCTTCTTCTGTGCTTCAGAAGAAGCCTATAAGcaactgtaaaaatgtacagTGTTCATATTACTTCTTTTAtgatatttttgtgaatttttaacTGTTATTTTAGGACCAAGCATGCCAGTACAACCCTGCAGCCCGTGCAGCCAACTGCTCCCAATACAACTTTCTATCCCAGGGGGACGAACAGGCTCTGAAGGAGGGAATTGCAACTATTGGGCCCATTTCAGTTGCAATTGATGCCAGGCGACCCAGATTTGCTTTCTACAGAAGTGGTAAATTGGATGTCATTACATGATTTGGttattataaacaaataaatattcatttactttttagCAGTCGTTTCTTGTAAAAAATTAAGCTATAAGAGTTTCAAATtgcctgaaaaaataaatgacagagatgatttttttttgtgtgtgtttgttttttcatttaggAGTTTACGATGACGCAAGCTGCACCCAGAATGTGAACCATGCTGTCTTGGCTGTGGGCTACGGCACACTGGATGGACAAGATTATTGGCTGGTAAAGAACAGGTGAGACATTGTGACAGTCCTGAAGTTACAACAACTTAAAAGCTGTCCTAGGTTTCTTCACTaagtttcaaatgtattaatgtTCACAGTTAACCACCTAAACATTTAAGCTAAGTTCATACATCCACTACAAACTACTTCTCTTTAGAAGTGCTCCatgtgacaaaaatataatgcaataaacaaacaaaaaacattacattacaatgGCAAAATAAAGTAGTGAAAGTTGCaatccacacacacaacagTAGCCAAGATCTGACCATAGAGGGTGAGATCTTAAGGTTCATATAAATGAAGATTCtatagcaaaaacaaacaacatgacAAATTGAGAACAATTTTGGTAAAGTTTGACTCAAGCTTTTTGGAATGTGGGTTAAAATATGTGTATGATGGTAATTTCATTTTAGATATTTGCTCATCATGTTTGTCCCAACAAGGGCAGTTGGAAAAgaaaccaacatttttaaaaattatttccaaagaAGAGTGAAGAATTTgatgtaatgtatttttttatagtaaGTTGTAAAAATGATACATTCAAAAATACATACTTATATAAATATTGCTGACTTAGATGGAACCAtttggaaatacttttttagaTCAGGATTAGGCCATAGTCATATGtatggaaaataatttaactatgtttgctgctttttctcACTCTTTGCATCCAGCTGGGGAACTTCGTTTGGAGATCAGGGCTACATTCGGATGGCACGCAACAAGAACGACCAGTGTGGGATTGCTCTGTATGCTTGCTACCCCATCATGTGACGATAAAGggaatggagaaaaaaaatctgaaaaataatataatttgaGTATTACTACAAGTAATCAAATACTAGGGTTTAAAAACAGCACATTcgatgtttttcttcctttggtctaaagttgattattttaattttttttacatgtgtaaACACATACATTCTTTCTAAGACTGTATGTTTATACATACAGTTTCATTTTTGatgaaactgtattttttggttttgcctaaaaatatgttttaactttcctgatgtgttttttttattgaaattataaTATAAAGATGTTCAGTTTAAAGATAAACAGAGTCTCTACAACCTAATAGTGTTTGGTGGTTATGGCCCCTTTCAGCAGGATTATGCACCTTTGTACAAAAATGATTCTGGAATGagtcagaaaacacaaaagttagATGTTGACTTACCTaccaaattcaatttaattgaGCTTCTGTGAGATGTTGTGGACAAATAAGTCCAATCTAAAGAGGCCCCACCTCACCACTTACAGCAGTTATGACACATGGTGCTAGCACACCTTCAGGGCTGTGGTGGAGTCAAAGTCTCAAGAAGTCAGGACTGATATCCAAAGAGGGATCAACAAATTATGATATAGGTGGTCAAAATGTTATGCCTGATCTTTGCAGGTTGTTTCAGAAAGCTACTATAGTGAAATATATCTTGAAGAGTCTCAAATTACATATTAAacagtattttctgtttgtttattttatatgtataattcactgtttattttatatttatctatttattataTGAATTACTGGAACTAAACCTTACCTAAAATCACAATTTCCTTTAAAACAGAGTAAATACATTGCAGTCCTTCAGTTACatcctttaaaatgtcagaGAGGCCTAGTCAGAATAAAGAGGACAGAGCACAGCGTTGGGTTacaaatgaatcatttttattttttagtgcaACATCACAACAAACAATTTTCACATGAGGTATTCAAAGGGATTTTTCTTTAGTTGTTGAT includes the following:
- the LOC114142240 gene encoding cathepsin S-like, giving the protein MYPDQKGLMLGSLLLVFLCVGAVVSLDSMLDNHWELWKKTHSKKYQNEEENMHRRTLWEKNLMLISMHNLEASMGIHTYDLSMNFMGDLSPEEIMQFYTTLTPPTDLQRAPSPFERASDVPDTLDLREKGLVTSVKMQGACGSCWAFSAAGALEGQLAKKTEKLVDLSPQNLVDCSSKYGNHGCNGGFMSRAFQYVIDNQGIDSDQSYPYMGQDQACQYNPAARAANCSQYNFLSQGDEQALKEGIATIGPISVAIDARRPRFAFYRSGVYDDASCTQNVNHAVLAVGYGTLDGQDYWLVKNSWGTSFGDQGYIRMARNKNDQCGIALYACYPIM